A portion of the Limisphaera ngatamarikiensis genome contains these proteins:
- a CDS encoding NAD-dependent epimerase/dehydratase family protein yields MKLLITGAAGFIGSACVRAALARGHLVAGLKRPGRPLPTDLPPSDRLQWLEGTLAEPPWPALEQFAPEACLHAAWIATPGVYLHSPENERLLHDSLTFLHGLARRGIKQIVGVGTCIEYQITGQPLHELHTPVTPTTPYARAKDQLRRNLETLAAQHGCTFAWGRIFYPYGPGEHPARLCSSLLLQLRAGRTVTIKSPHAIKDYIFIEDLARAVLLTLERKVTGPINWGSGTGVTVGEIARTAADCVGRPDLILFQDPPAPDPFHPVVADITQLRSLGWQPTTSLREGLQRLLASLANTPGTG; encoded by the coding sequence ATGAAGCTCCTCATCACCGGTGCCGCCGGCTTCATCGGGTCCGCCTGCGTACGAGCCGCCCTGGCCAGAGGCCACCTCGTCGCCGGACTCAAACGACCCGGCCGACCCCTCCCAACCGACCTCCCACCCTCCGACCGTCTGCAGTGGCTCGAAGGCACCCTGGCCGAACCCCCATGGCCCGCCCTGGAACAATTCGCGCCCGAGGCCTGCCTCCACGCAGCATGGATCGCCACCCCCGGCGTCTACCTCCACTCGCCCGAAAACGAGCGCCTGCTCCACGACAGCCTCACCTTCCTCCACGGCCTGGCCCGCCGCGGCATCAAACAAATCGTCGGCGTCGGTACCTGCATCGAATACCAAATCACCGGCCAGCCCCTGCACGAACTCCACACCCCCGTCACCCCCACCACGCCCTACGCCCGCGCCAAAGACCAACTCCGTCGCAACCTGGAAACCCTCGCCGCCCAACACGGTTGCACCTTCGCCTGGGGCCGCATCTTTTACCCGTACGGGCCCGGCGAACATCCCGCCCGCCTCTGTTCCTCCCTCCTCCTCCAGCTCCGCGCCGGCCGGACCGTCACCATCAAAAGCCCCCACGCAATCAAGGATTACATCTTCATCGAAGACCTCGCCCGGGCCGTCCTCCTCACCCTCGAACGCAAAGTCACCGGCCCCATCAACTGGGGCTCCGGCACCGGCGTCACCGTGGGCGAAATTGCCCGAACCGCCGCCGATTGCGTCGGCCGACCCGACCTCATCCTGTTTCAGGATCCCCCTGCGCCCGACCCCTTTCATCCCGTGGTGGCCGATATCACACAACTCCGATCCCTGGGCTGGCAGCCCACCACCAGCCTGAGGGAAGGGCTGCAACGACTCCTGGCCTCCCTGGCCAACACACCCGGCACGGGCTGA
- the rfbC gene encoding dTDP-4-dehydrorhamnose 3,5-epimerase → MKFTPARLPGVWIIDLELREDERGFLARTFCEREFQQHGLNTRWPQCNLTLTRRRGTIRGLHYQADPKPEIKLIRCAVGAIWDVLVDLRRNSPTFGQWEAFELTGQNRRMLYVPGGIAHGFQCLQDNSEVFYHMSEFYHPELARGVRWNDPQLAIPWPLPNPILSERDRQLPLLAELP, encoded by the coding sequence ATGAAGTTCACACCCGCTCGCCTGCCCGGCGTCTGGATCATCGACCTCGAACTGCGCGAGGACGAACGCGGGTTCCTCGCCCGCACCTTCTGCGAACGCGAATTCCAACAACACGGACTCAACACCCGCTGGCCCCAGTGCAACCTCACCCTCACCCGGCGCCGCGGCACCATCCGCGGACTCCACTACCAGGCCGACCCCAAACCCGAAATCAAACTCATCCGATGCGCCGTCGGCGCCATCTGGGACGTCCTGGTGGACCTGCGCCGCAACTCCCCCACCTTCGGCCAATGGGAAGCCTTCGAACTGACCGGACAAAACCGGCGCATGCTCTACGTCCCCGGCGGCATCGCCCACGGTTTCCAGTGCCTCCAGGATAACTCCGAGGTCTTCTACCACATGTCCGAATTCTACCACCCTGAACTGGCCCGGGGCGTGCGCTGGAACGATCCCCAGCTCGCCATCCCCTGGCCGCTGCCCAACCCCATCCTCTCCGAACGCGACCGCCAACTGCCCCTGCTGGCCGAACTCCCATGA